One window of Streptomyces sp. FIT100 genomic DNA carries:
- a CDS encoding WXG100 family type VII secretion target — MTTAVNYDTVTTAAGDVRATATYLNEQLETLLREVNRVVQDWDGESKQAYHEIQTQLAANLSGMNQELGTIARLLDDSVVGYRDTDKGNAARFRMMH; from the coding sequence ATGACCACTGCCGTCAATTACGACACAGTGACCACGGCGGCCGGCGACGTCCGCGCCACCGCGACCTACCTCAACGAGCAGCTGGAGACGCTGCTGCGGGAGGTCAACCGGGTCGTGCAGGACTGGGACGGTGAGTCCAAGCAGGCGTACCACGAGATCCAGACCCAGCTCGCCGCGAACCTGTCCGGCATGAACCAGGAACTGGGCACGATCGCGCGTCTGCTGGACGACTCCGTCGTCGGCTACCGGGACACGGACAAGGGCAACGCCGCCCGCTTCCGCATGATGCACTGA
- the eccCa gene encoding type VII secretion protein EccCa: protein MSQIVVKRPPRSLPPEIPTEELTLEAPPELPRGQQEGMLMQVLPVLGMGSSVVFFFSPQAPPFMRIMGVLMLVSTVAMIAAQIVRHRRGTQGQIADVRRDYLKYLAQTRRTVRRTSRMQRDAQLYLHPSPEQLWSVVAEGSRVWERRVGDKDFGQVRIGLGAQQLSTPLVAPDTAPVDELEPLCAGAMQQFLAVHGSLDGLPMAVSMRAFYHVTVSGEPESAQSAARSLVSQLVTLHSPEDLMVAVVAAPGAVARWDWTKWLPHTQVPGQVDGAGTKRLFGDDLGELEQLLRSRLDGRPRFGRDSQPVLDQPHVLLVLDGGMVPPDSLFAAAEGLQGVTIVEVVSGELDEPRGGLSIVVRPGRLRLESGAGFAYEGVPDGISLPAAEALARQLAPLRTGGGDDDEPLLANLDFTDLLNLGDAASVDVTRTWRPRSTAERLRVPIGVGEDGQPVMLDLKEAAQEGMGPHGLCVGATGSGKSELLRTLVLGLAVTHSSETLNFVLADFKGGATFAGMSQMPHVAAVITNLADDLTLVDRMGDAIRGELQRRQELLRSAGNYANIHDYEKARAAGAPLEPLASLVLVIDEFSELLTAKPDFIDMFIQIGRIGRSLGVHLLLASQRLEEGKLRGLDTYLSYRIGLRTFSAAESRTAIGVPDAYHLPSVPGSGYLKFGTEEMTRFKAAYVSGTYRTGGPRLSAGQLPVERRPAVFTAAPVPVVYAAPDPAQLAATRDSEDDALADTVLDVIVRRLEGQGVPAHQVWLPPLDQAPPLDQLLPGLAQTADRGLTATEYTRPGGLVVPLGLIDKPFEQRREVLYRDFSGAAGHMMVVGGPQSGKSTMMRTLISSFALTHTPDEVQFYALDFGGGGLASLAELPHVGGVASRLDPERVRRTVAEVAGVLNRREEFFRANGIDSMTTYRRKRAAGELPGEPWGDVFLVIDGWGGFKNDYEMLEPVVADIAARGLGYGIHVVVTAARYMEVRAALKDQMLGRLELRLGDVMDSEFDRKVAANVPPGVPGRGQVPEKLHFMAALPRIDGSSSSVDLAEGTAAFVQAVKGSWAGAAAPGVRLLPRMLRADRLPKGFEFPQHGIAVGIDETNLEPVFVDFESDPFFLIFGESESGKTGLLRLIAKQISERYTPEQARIVVGDYRRTMLEAVPSSHLLEYAPMASAMQMHMDAINTVMTKRAPKPDITPQQLRDRSWWSGPQLFVLIDDYELVATNSGNPLSVLVENLPFARDVGIRFIVARNSAGASRSMYEPFMQRMKELGAQGVVLSGDPGEGDILGNTRARRMPPGRGTFVSRKRGTPLVQLGWLADR, encoded by the coding sequence GTGAGCCAGATCGTCGTCAAACGCCCGCCGCGTTCCCTTCCGCCTGAGATTCCGACGGAAGAGCTCACTCTGGAGGCGCCTCCGGAACTGCCGCGGGGGCAGCAGGAGGGCATGCTGATGCAGGTCCTCCCGGTGCTCGGCATGGGCTCCTCGGTGGTCTTCTTCTTCTCGCCGCAGGCCCCGCCGTTCATGCGCATCATGGGCGTCCTGATGCTGGTCTCGACGGTGGCGATGATCGCCGCCCAGATCGTGCGGCACCGGCGGGGTACGCAGGGGCAAATAGCCGATGTCCGGCGCGACTACCTGAAATACCTCGCGCAGACACGGCGTACGGTCCGCAGGACGTCCCGCATGCAGCGCGACGCGCAGCTGTATCTGCACCCCTCGCCCGAGCAGTTGTGGTCCGTGGTGGCCGAGGGCTCGCGGGTGTGGGAGCGGCGCGTCGGCGACAAGGACTTCGGGCAGGTGCGGATCGGGCTCGGCGCCCAGCAGTTGTCGACACCGCTGGTCGCACCGGACACGGCGCCCGTGGACGAACTCGAGCCGCTGTGCGCGGGGGCGATGCAGCAGTTCCTGGCCGTCCACGGCTCGCTGGACGGGCTGCCGATGGCCGTCTCGATGCGGGCGTTCTACCACGTGACGGTGTCCGGTGAGCCGGAGTCGGCGCAGTCGGCGGCCCGTTCGCTGGTGTCGCAGCTGGTGACGCTGCACTCCCCCGAGGACCTGATGGTCGCGGTGGTGGCCGCGCCGGGCGCGGTCGCGCGCTGGGACTGGACGAAATGGCTGCCGCACACGCAGGTACCCGGCCAGGTCGACGGGGCCGGTACGAAGCGGCTGTTCGGCGACGATCTGGGCGAGCTGGAGCAGCTGCTGCGCAGCAGACTGGACGGGCGGCCGCGGTTCGGCCGCGACAGCCAGCCGGTGCTCGACCAGCCGCACGTCCTGCTGGTCCTGGACGGTGGGATGGTGCCGCCGGACTCGCTGTTCGCGGCGGCCGAAGGGCTGCAGGGCGTCACGATCGTCGAGGTCGTCTCCGGTGAGCTCGACGAGCCCCGGGGCGGTCTGTCCATCGTCGTACGGCCCGGACGGCTGCGGCTGGAGTCGGGCGCCGGGTTCGCGTACGAGGGCGTGCCGGACGGGATCTCGCTGCCGGCCGCCGAGGCGCTGGCGCGGCAGCTCGCGCCGCTGCGCACGGGCGGGGGCGACGACGACGAGCCGCTGCTGGCCAACCTGGACTTCACGGACCTGCTGAACCTGGGTGACGCGGCGTCGGTCGATGTCACGCGCACCTGGCGGCCCCGGTCGACGGCGGAGCGGCTGCGGGTGCCGATCGGTGTCGGCGAGGACGGCCAGCCGGTGATGCTCGACCTCAAGGAGGCCGCTCAGGAGGGTATGGGCCCGCACGGGCTGTGCGTGGGTGCGACCGGTTCCGGGAAGTCGGAGCTGCTGCGCACGCTGGTGCTCGGTCTCGCGGTGACCCACTCGTCCGAGACGCTGAACTTCGTGCTCGCCGACTTCAAGGGCGGCGCGACCTTCGCCGGCATGTCCCAGATGCCGCACGTGGCCGCGGTCATCACCAACCTCGCGGACGATCTGACCCTGGTCGACCGCATGGGCGACGCGATCCGCGGAGAGCTGCAGCGCCGGCAGGAGCTGCTGCGCTCGGCGGGCAACTACGCCAACATCCACGACTACGAGAAGGCGCGCGCGGCCGGTGCCCCGCTGGAGCCGCTGGCCTCCCTCGTCCTCGTCATCGACGAGTTCAGCGAACTGCTCACCGCCAAACCGGACTTCATCGACATGTTCATCCAGATCGGCCGTATCGGCCGGTCGCTGGGTGTGCATCTGCTGCTCGCCTCGCAGCGTCTGGAGGAGGGCAAGCTGCGCGGTCTGGACACGTACCTGTCGTACCGGATCGGTCTGCGGACGTTCTCTGCGGCCGAGTCGCGTACGGCGATCGGCGTGCCCGACGCGTACCACCTGCCGTCGGTGCCCGGCTCGGGCTATCTGAAGTTCGGCACCGAGGAGATGACCCGCTTCAAGGCGGCGTACGTGTCCGGCACGTACCGCACGGGCGGGCCGCGGCTGTCCGCCGGGCAACTGCCGGTCGAGCGGCGGCCCGCGGTCTTCACGGCGGCGCCCGTGCCGGTGGTGTACGCGGCGCCCGACCCGGCCCAGCTCGCCGCGACGCGCGACAGTGAGGACGACGCGCTCGCGGACACCGTGCTCGATGTGATCGTGCGCAGGCTGGAGGGTCAGGGCGTGCCCGCCCACCAGGTGTGGCTGCCCCCGCTCGACCAGGCGCCGCCGCTGGACCAGCTGCTGCCGGGGCTGGCGCAGACCGCGGACCGCGGACTGACGGCGACCGAGTACACGCGCCCCGGTGGGCTCGTGGTCCCGCTGGGTCTGATCGACAAGCCGTTCGAGCAGCGGCGCGAGGTGCTGTACCGGGACTTCTCGGGCGCGGCGGGCCACATGATGGTGGTCGGCGGCCCGCAGTCCGGCAAGTCGACGATGATGCGCACGCTGATCTCGTCCTTCGCGCTCACCCACACCCCGGACGAAGTGCAGTTCTACGCGCTGGACTTCGGTGGTGGCGGTCTCGCCTCGCTCGCCGAGCTGCCGCATGTCGGAGGCGTCGCCTCCCGGCTGGACCCCGAGCGGGTGCGGCGTACGGTCGCGGAGGTCGCGGGCGTGCTGAACCGGCGCGAGGAGTTCTTCCGCGCGAACGGCATCGACTCCATGACCACCTACCGGCGCAAGCGCGCCGCCGGTGAACTGCCGGGCGAGCCCTGGGGCGATGTGTTCCTGGTCATCGACGGCTGGGGCGGCTTCAAGAACGACTACGAGATGCTGGAGCCGGTCGTCGCGGACATCGCGGCGCGCGGACTCGGCTACGGCATCCACGTCGTCGTCACCGCGGCCCGCTACATGGAGGTGCGCGCGGCGCTCAAGGACCAGATGCTCGGGCGTCTGGAGCTGCGCCTCGGTGACGTCATGGACTCAGAGTTCGACCGCAAGGTCGCGGCGAACGTGCCCCCGGGCGTGCCCGGCCGCGGCCAGGTGCCGGAGAAGCTGCACTTCATGGCGGCGCTGCCGCGGATCGACGGTTCGAGCAGCTCCGTCGACCTCGCGGAGGGCACGGCGGCGTTCGTGCAGGCCGTGAAGGGCAGCTGGGCGGGCGCGGCGGCTCCGGGCGTACGGCTGCTGCCGCGCATGCTCCGCGCGGACCGGCTGCCGAAGGGCTTCGAGTTCCCGCAGCACGGCATCGCGGTCGGCATCGACGAGACCAACCTGGAGCCGGTCTTCGTCGACTTCGAGTCCGACCCGTTCTTCCTGATCTTCGGCGAGAGCGAGTCCGGCAAGACGGGCCTGCTGCGGCTCATCGCCAAGCAGATCTCCGAGCGCTACACGCCGGAGCAGGCCCGGATCGTGGTCGGTGACTACCGGCGCACGATGCTGGAGGCGGTGCCGTCCTCGCACCTGCTGGAGTACGCGCCGATGGCGTCCGCCATGCAGATGCACATGGACGCGATCAACACGGTGATGACGAAGCGCGCCCCGAAGCCCGACATCACCCCGCAGCAGCTGCGCGACCGCAGCTGGTGGAGCGGCCCGCAGCTGTTCGTCCTCATCGACGACTACGAACTGGTCGCCACCAACTCCGGCAACCCGCTCTCGGTCCTCGTGGAGAACCTGCCGTTCGCCCGCGACGTCGGCATCCGCTTCATCGTCGCCCGCAACTCGGCGGGCGCCTCCCGCTCGATGTACGAACCCTTCATGCAGCGCATGAAGGAGCTGGGCGCCCAGGGCGTGGTGCTCTCCGGCGACCCGGGCGAGGGCGACATCCTCGGCAACACCCGGGCCCGCCGGATGCCTCCGGGACGCGGCACGTTCGTGTCGCGCAAGCGGGGCACGCCGCTGGTGCAGCTGGGCTGGCTCGCGGACAGGTGA
- a CDS encoding WXG100 family type VII secretion target encodes MGLGDLVGGIKDGVKDGLNTGLGALEDGIDAGKKALGEGVDWTTDRIGDGLEFVGAEGVADKVEDWGDDVASDLGASVREQQLGETDQANELIHGKPERIRESAGHLKDFRTAFDKVGQGMRKLDSSHWKGEAAEAFREKFAMQPTKWLQAADACEAAGQALLSYAETVVWAQKKAQEAIDLYAKGKESSTKAVDAYNTKVDAYNAALKDDRDPGPVPPPFSDPGKADRERAHEILKEARRQRNEAAETAQRAIDAAMAHAPKEPPPLDRAVSTALDANSAMGIELLHVTGGVVKGTAGIVNFARGLNPLDIYNLTHPAQYLQNVNMTLAGLVSTAAHPERIPGALIDSFKKDPSEGLGRLIPELIGTKGLGAGKAGLRVAAKEGLEEAAESAARRGADDIPAQRHVPDPTPTAPDPLAAAANRNVDLSRIPDDAVWRTTDEPLVRNDNRSPDVVFQEGFQPWNTENTNLRNYVLQNEHSAYVGTTRDVDMDWHTQYRYDVDAAGGIDVNQSVANNPFAHEQEIVFPGGVRTENIRGVWERLPDGSYGNYLPNPHYHPTASAAPAPPAAPPPSSLLPPGWTL; translated from the coding sequence ATGGGCCTCGGGGATCTGGTCGGTGGCATCAAGGACGGTGTCAAGGACGGCCTCAACACGGGTCTCGGTGCCCTTGAGGACGGCATCGACGCGGGAAAGAAGGCGCTCGGCGAGGGCGTCGACTGGACGACGGACCGGATCGGCGACGGTCTGGAGTTCGTCGGCGCCGAGGGCGTCGCGGACAAGGTCGAGGACTGGGGCGACGACGTCGCCTCCGACCTCGGGGCGTCGGTGCGCGAGCAGCAGCTCGGCGAGACCGACCAGGCGAACGAGCTGATCCACGGCAAGCCGGAGAGGATCCGCGAGTCGGCCGGCCATCTCAAGGACTTCCGGACGGCCTTCGACAAGGTCGGCCAGGGAATGCGCAAGCTCGACTCCTCGCACTGGAAGGGCGAGGCGGCGGAGGCGTTCCGGGAGAAGTTCGCCATGCAGCCCACCAAGTGGCTGCAGGCCGCGGACGCCTGCGAGGCGGCCGGGCAGGCGCTGCTGTCGTACGCGGAGACGGTGGTCTGGGCGCAGAAGAAGGCGCAGGAGGCGATCGACCTCTACGCGAAAGGGAAGGAATCCTCGACCAAGGCCGTCGACGCGTACAACACGAAGGTCGACGCCTACAACGCGGCCCTCAAGGACGACCGCGACCCCGGTCCCGTGCCCCCGCCCTTCAGCGACCCCGGCAAGGCGGACAGGGAACGCGCCCACGAGATCCTCAAGGAGGCCCGCCGCCAGCGCAACGAGGCCGCGGAGACGGCCCAGAGGGCGATCGACGCGGCCATGGCCCACGCACCGAAGGAGCCGCCCCCGCTGGACCGAGCCGTCTCGACGGCCCTCGACGCCAACAGCGCCATGGGGATCGAACTCCTCCACGTCACCGGGGGCGTGGTCAAGGGCACGGCGGGCATCGTCAACTTCGCCCGCGGCCTCAATCCCCTGGACATCTACAACCTGACCCACCCGGCCCAGTACCTGCAGAACGTCAACATGACGCTCGCCGGCCTGGTGTCGACCGCGGCACACCCCGAGCGCATTCCGGGGGCCCTCATCGACTCCTTCAAAAAGGACCCGAGCGAGGGCCTCGGGCGGCTGATCCCCGAGCTGATCGGCACGAAGGGGCTCGGGGCGGGGAAGGCGGGGCTGCGGGTCGCGGCGAAGGAGGGGCTGGAGGAGGCGGCGGAGAGCGCGGCGCGCAGGGGAGCGGACGACATTCCCGCCCAGCGCCATGTGCCGGACCCGACACCGACCGCCCCTGACCCCCTTGCCGCGGCGGCGAACCGGAACGTGGACCTGTCCAGGATCCCCGACGACGCGGTGTGGCGTACGACGGACGAGCCCTTGGTGCGCAATGACAACCGCTCGCCGGACGTCGTCTTCCAGGAGGGCTTCCAGCCCTGGAACACGGAGAACACGAATCTGCGGAACTACGTCCTGCAGAACGAGCACTCCGCCTACGTCGGCACCACCCGCGACGTGGACATGGACTGGCACACGCAGTACCGGTACGACGTCGATGCGGCCGGCGGGATCGACGTCAACCAGTCGGTCGCGAACAACCCCTTCGCCCACGAGCAGGAGATCGTGTTCCCGGGCGGCGTGCGCACGGAGAACATCAGGGGCGTCTGGGAGAGGCTGCCCGACGGCTCGTACGGGAACTACCTCCCCAATCCGCACTACCACCCGACCGCTTCGGCTGCCCCGGCTCCGCCGGCCGCACCGCCACCGAGCAGTCTGCTACCTCCTGGATGGACGCTATGA
- a CDS encoding DUF397 domain-containing protein, translating into MTDAADKERQKEELYALDISGVEWLGAPGTSPDEERVEIAYLPGGAVAMRSSLEPDTVLRYTEAEWQAFVLGARDGEFDLM; encoded by the coding sequence ATGACCGACGCAGCCGACAAGGAACGTCAGAAGGAAGAGCTGTACGCGCTCGACATCTCCGGTGTGGAGTGGCTCGGCGCGCCCGGGACGAGCCCGGACGAGGAGCGGGTGGAGATCGCGTATCTGCCGGGCGGGGCGGTGGCGATGAGGTCGTCGCTCGAGCCGGACACGGTGCTGCGGTACACGGAGGCCGAGTGGCAGGCGTTCGTGCTGGGGGCGCGGGACGGGGAGTTCGACCTCATGTGA
- a CDS encoding type VII secretion system-associated protein translates to MTQQHDERPVPPLTDELRVQAKAAPGSWLYSIDPAYDPAGTVPPFAIIGAWPVDASGEPGPFQHNPNYRPSPVSLGLPKPTDPVDAALQLAATGHGPDDAVVAALAGATVYLPDEGPDIAVYEDAEGRFVPVLTDPRHAPPTVPGLRPVACAELVRLLPPTTLLKINPGARVSVRIPASDVRAAADRSGR, encoded by the coding sequence GTGACACAACAGCACGACGAACGCCCCGTACCGCCGCTCACGGACGAGCTGCGCGTCCAGGCGAAGGCCGCTCCCGGGAGCTGGCTGTACTCCATCGACCCGGCGTACGACCCGGCAGGAACCGTGCCGCCCTTCGCGATCATCGGCGCCTGGCCCGTGGATGCGAGCGGTGAGCCCGGGCCGTTCCAGCACAACCCGAACTACCGCCCGTCCCCGGTCAGTCTGGGCCTGCCGAAGCCCACCGACCCGGTGGACGCGGCGCTCCAGCTTGCGGCCACCGGGCACGGACCGGACGACGCGGTGGTGGCGGCGCTGGCCGGCGCCACGGTGTACCTCCCGGACGAGGGCCCGGACATCGCCGTCTACGAGGACGCGGAGGGACGCTTCGTGCCCGTCCTCACCGATCCGCGCCACGCTCCGCCGACGGTGCCGGGGCTGCGTCCTGTGGCGTGCGCCGAGCTGGTGCGCCTGCTCCCGCCCACGACCCTGCTCAAGATCAACCCGGGCGCCCGGGTATCCGTGCGCATTCCCGCGTCGGACGTGCGGGCCGCGGCAGACCGGTCCGGGCGGTAG
- a CDS encoding WXG100 family type VII secretion target, translating into MSKDLNVTTGELVRLAGKVQTLQNELNSRITSLNGVVDRIQAGWKGAAMQAYDATQANLNNRLRGVQRDLENLENLIKMAASGFDEQELERIRSFTSMEQSNPNQSAILGI; encoded by the coding sequence GTGTCGAAAGACCTGAACGTAACCACTGGTGAGCTTGTCCGCCTCGCGGGCAAGGTCCAGACGCTCCAGAACGAGCTGAACTCGCGCATCACGTCCCTCAACGGCGTGGTCGACCGCATTCAGGCGGGCTGGAAGGGCGCGGCCATGCAGGCGTACGACGCCACGCAGGCAAACCTGAACAACCGCCTCCGGGGCGTGCAGCGGGATCTCGAGAACCTCGAGAACCTCATCAAGATGGCGGCCAGCGGCTTCGACGAGCAGGAGCTCGAGCGCATCCGCTCCTTCACGAGCATGGAGCAGAGCAACCCCAACCAGAGCGCCATTCTCGGCATCTGA
- a CDS encoding toxin glutamine deamidase domain-containing protein: MLSQNKAVEAARAFLAQVPFDRPYTIVMQPELTVEHPVAWAVRFDSQEHLDTGDPGQAPFTRVLLVPKDGTAPHFPPSHLRVEEYLAYVRHGGWREAAKGGTARAEPWQRALRRLLDLYGGRVELAATHPVAEDAGTWLFACRPAETAGRLPTPMLTASVVVPKDGGQPYHPAANDPWGDASAYTRSPSARDSVTQSRRLNARGCVVSVASGIAGSPSTPVPWQPDHETSDWWEQLLGRYFPGAQVLRCATWDQVVVHAREPGPDTQGVVWVRRTVGGVEASGHLLYVHNNKGDVVFLDGMTGGLARLDTVALFELVFARMLPGSVIR; the protein is encoded by the coding sequence ATGCTGTCCCAGAACAAGGCCGTCGAGGCCGCTCGTGCCTTCCTCGCCCAGGTCCCCTTCGACCGGCCGTACACGATCGTCATGCAGCCGGAGCTGACCGTGGAGCATCCGGTTGCCTGGGCTGTGCGGTTCGACTCGCAGGAGCATCTCGACACCGGCGATCCCGGCCAGGCACCGTTCACGCGTGTCCTGCTCGTGCCCAAGGACGGAACGGCACCGCATTTCCCGCCGTCGCACCTGCGGGTGGAGGAGTACCTCGCCTACGTCAGGCACGGCGGCTGGCGCGAAGCGGCGAAGGGCGGAACGGCGAGGGCCGAGCCCTGGCAGCGCGCGCTGCGCCGCCTGTTGGACCTCTACGGAGGGCGCGTCGAGCTCGCCGCCACCCACCCGGTGGCCGAGGACGCCGGGACGTGGCTCTTCGCCTGTCGGCCCGCCGAGACAGCGGGCCGCCTGCCCACGCCCATGCTCACGGCGTCCGTCGTGGTGCCGAAGGACGGTGGACAGCCCTACCATCCGGCTGCGAACGACCCGTGGGGGGACGCTTCCGCGTACACGCGGTCGCCGTCGGCGCGTGACAGCGTGACGCAGTCCCGGCGGCTGAACGCGCGTGGGTGCGTGGTCTCCGTCGCGTCCGGGATCGCCGGCAGCCCGTCGACCCCGGTGCCCTGGCAGCCGGACCACGAGACCTCCGACTGGTGGGAGCAACTGCTGGGGCGGTACTTCCCCGGGGCGCAGGTGCTGCGGTGCGCGACCTGGGACCAGGTCGTCGTCCACGCACGGGAGCCGGGGCCGGACACACAGGGTGTGGTGTGGGTGCGCAGGACCGTCGGGGGCGTCGAGGCGAGCGGGCACCTGCTGTATGTGCACAACAACAAGGGCGACGTGGTGTTCCTCGACGGGATGACCGGAGGACTGGCGCGGCTCGACACGGTGGCGCTGTTCGAGCTCGTGTTCGCCCGGATGCTGCCGGGGTCCGTCATCCGGTGA
- the mycP gene encoding type VII secretion-associated serine protease mycosin — protein sequence MRPVTYRTKAALLAAAALTGLTAVSPAAYADERPAGPRIDGSGECTFPMQKQIAGIPWSLQRVLLDELWQDTKGKGVRVAVIDTGVDDVNPQLKPAVDASAGKDFLKPEKDAPDSDRGKTDGTVDEVGHGTKVAGIIAARPRKGTGFVGLAPEATIIPIRQNDEKNSGKADTMAHAIDHAIAKGAGVINISQDTTQPLGADSDLARAVARAVAKEIVVVASAGNDGMDGELKNTYPAAFPGVLAVASSDRNNERAAFSQAGEFVGVAAPGVDVVSTVPGGGQCVDNGTSFSAPYVAGLAALLRAKHPTWKAHEIIAQIEQTAERSINGRDNFVGWGVVDPVRALNESESEEPPQAPVPDPGPPKPPAPEPAHLALSETPQERDERYATYALGIGGVLVAVVAGTATVVRDSRRSRRLQ from the coding sequence ATGCGCCCAGTGACGTACCGAACCAAGGCCGCGCTGCTGGCCGCCGCGGCGCTGACCGGCCTCACCGCCGTGTCCCCGGCGGCGTACGCGGACGAACGTCCCGCGGGCCCCCGCATCGACGGCAGCGGTGAGTGCACGTTCCCGATGCAGAAGCAGATCGCCGGCATCCCCTGGTCGCTCCAGCGGGTGCTCCTCGACGAGCTGTGGCAGGACACCAAGGGCAAGGGCGTCCGCGTCGCCGTCATCGACACCGGCGTCGACGACGTCAACCCGCAGCTCAAGCCCGCCGTCGACGCCTCGGCAGGCAAGGACTTCCTGAAGCCCGAGAAGGACGCGCCGGACAGCGACCGCGGCAAGACCGACGGCACGGTCGACGAGGTCGGCCACGGCACCAAGGTCGCCGGCATCATCGCGGCCCGCCCCCGCAAGGGCACGGGCTTCGTCGGGCTCGCGCCCGAGGCCACGATCATCCCGATCCGCCAGAACGACGAGAAGAACAGCGGCAAGGCCGACACGATGGCGCACGCGATCGACCACGCGATCGCCAAGGGCGCCGGCGTCATCAACATCTCGCAGGACACGACGCAGCCGCTCGGCGCGGATTCGGATCTGGCGCGAGCGGTCGCCCGCGCCGTGGCCAAGGAGATCGTCGTGGTCGCCTCCGCCGGCAACGACGGCATGGACGGCGAGCTCAAGAACACCTACCCCGCGGCCTTCCCGGGCGTCCTCGCCGTCGCCTCGTCCGACCGCAACAACGAGCGCGCCGCGTTCTCGCAGGCCGGCGAGTTCGTCGGCGTCGCCGCCCCCGGAGTCGACGTCGTCTCGACGGTCCCCGGCGGCGGCCAGTGCGTCGACAACGGCACCAGCTTCTCCGCCCCGTACGTCGCCGGCCTCGCCGCCCTTCTGCGCGCCAAGCACCCGACGTGGAAGGCGCACGAGATCATCGCCCAGATCGAGCAGACCGCCGAGCGCAGCATCAACGGCCGCGACAACTTCGTCGGTTGGGGCGTCGTCGACCCCGTGCGCGCACTGAACGAGAGCGAGAGCGAGGAGCCGCCGCAGGCCCCGGTCCCCGACCCGGGTCCGCCGAAGCCGCCCGCCCCCGAGCCCGCGCATCTCGCGCTCTCGGAGACGCCCCAGGAGCGCGACGAGCGCTACGCGACGTACGCGCTCGGTATCGGCGGAGTGCTGGTGGCGGTGGTCGCGGGAACGGCGACCGTGGTGCGCGACAGCCGGCGGAGCAGACGCCTCCAGTGA